A section of the Pochonia chlamydosporia 170 chromosome 2, whole genome shotgun sequence genome encodes:
- a CDS encoding LysM domain-containing protein (similar to Cordyceps militaris CM01 XP_006668154.1): protein MTDRGKPATTHCYLPSSSLSTVSEGTASNNVRPRNRRVESAGEAQTHPTTARTTRSTGVSYPSAPSDHRRENDPLAAEASRADSLPSHGSAGGELVQFLGDSWTQSWTSVQAFASTIISGGDAFPKGTRSPQLPPRPRRNSRPDTWGPSPPPPIRAFDDVGVGSLAQRRDALRAAKTASVLESHEGVNGGLDITGRHKRRTSDEMAHIDGEPEEHLAYLHNVDPTDTYAGIILRYKCREDVFRKSNGLWSRDSVQTRKWLIIPVDVCEIKGCPCDPPSWPNTSETDLLAPTPLATEEPISTSKGTQNDFFRPSAGPPSPNVKQGQADDLPWSHVRWVQLDSFRQPVQIVRVSRQALGYFPPRRKKSIRTASPLSTPRQSSDLSSLAPNSTERPHTRRLSSLSSLPQIPGTPISSTSRAGSEAADNRPAWMRRPGGVGSMSRTVRAPGPDKDYLNSWTRKHIPGLNIENLPSMSVMGSDTARFGFGQGTTGIAESPFELGRDASSVSRQGTGLDRAAAAVEHWLRGALAKRPSTPLLRGRPRPPGMSADPDATDLIELADTASEDGKTSHDMDARMQGWMYSGRIDGGSSLKSRAKFNFEGAGAHGKDD, encoded by the coding sequence ATGACCGACCGGGGCAAGCCGGCGACGACTCATTGCTAcctgccatcatcgtctcTTTCAACAGTGTCTGAAGGCACAGCATCGAACAATGTCCGGCCGCGGAACCGTCGCGTTGAGTCAGCAGGCGAGGCGCAAACACACCCAACCACAGCTAGAACAACGAGAAGCACCGGGGTTTCATACCCTTCAGCCCCGTCTGATCATAGAAGGGAAAACGACCCTTTGGCAGCAGAAGCTTCAAGGGCAGACTCCCTTCCAAGCCACGGCTCGGCCGGAGGAGAGCTTGTTCAATTTCTTGGTGACTCTTGGACTCAGAGCTGGACCTCAGTTCAAGCATTCGCTTCGACAATAATTTCGGGTGGTGATGCTTTTCCAAAGGGAACGAGATCACCACAACTTCCACCACGCCCTCGCCGAAATTCTCGACCAGATACATGGGgaccatcaccgcctccaCCAATACGGGCTTTTGATGATGTGGGAGTGGGGTCCTTGGCTCAAAGGCGGGATGCTCTGAGAGCGGCCAAAACTGCAAGTGTATTGGAAAGCCACGAGGGGGTGAATGGTGGTCTTGACATCACGGGGAGACACAAGCGACGGACCTCTGATGAGATGGCTCACATTGACGGAGAACCTGAAGAACACCTGGCTTATCTCCACAACGTCGATCCGACAGACACGTATGCGGGCATAATACTTCGATACAAATGTCGGGAAGACGTTTTTCGGAAATCTAATGGTCTTTGGTCTCGAGATAGCGTCCAGACTCGCAAATGGCTTATAATACCTGTGGATGTTTGCGAAATAAAGGGTTGTCCTTGCGATCCACCGTCGTGGCCCAACACATCTGAGACGGATCTCCTAGCGCCAACACCGTTGGCAACAGAGGAACCAATTTCTACCAGTAAAGGAACCCAAAATGACTTCTTCAGGCCGTCGGCTGGCCCTCCTAGCCCAAATGTGAAGCAGGGCCAAGCAGACGATTTGCCTTGGTCACATGTCCGCTGGGTACAGCTCGACTCTTTCAGACAACCAGTACAAATTGTACGTGTGTCACGACAGGCCCTGGGGTACTTCCCACCACGACGGAAAAAGAGTATCAGGACTGCATCACCTCTGTCCACACCAAGACAGAGTTCAGATTTGTCTAGCCTCGCTCCGAATTCCACCGAACGCCCCCACACCCGCCGATTGAGCTCGCTCAGCAGCCTCCCTCAAATTCCTGGCACTCCGATATCCTCGACAAGTCGAGCAGGGAGCGAGGCAGCCGACAATCGGCCGGCTTGGATGCGGCGGCCCGGTGGTGTGGGTTCTATGAGCAGAACTGTGAGAGCACCCGGACCGGATAAAGACTATTTGAATTCCTGGACCAGGAAACATATTCCGGGCCTCAACATCGAAAACCTGCCATCAATGTCTGTGATGGGGTCAGATACCGCACGGTTTGGATTCGGGCAAGGCACAACTGGTATTGCAGAGAGCCCGTTTGAACTTGGACGAGATGCGTCTTCCGTCTCTCGGCAAGGCACTGGTTTAGACCGGGCAGCGGCAGCGGTTGAGCACTGGTTACGAGGAGCCTTGGCTAAGCGACCCAGCACACCATTGCTTCGAGGCCGGCCAAGACCACCAGGGATGTCGGCGGACCCAGACGCGACTGATTTAATCGAGTTGGCAGATACAGCAAGTGAGGACGGGAAGACGTCACATGACATGGACGCGCGAATGCAGGGCTGGATGTACTCTGGCCGAATCGATGGTGGTTCAAGTCTGAAAAGCCGAGCTAAATTCAATTTTGAAGGTGCTGGCGCTCATGGGAAGGACGATTGA
- a CDS encoding 6-phosphogluconate dehydrogenase (similar to Metarhizium robertsii ARSEF 23 XP_007817280.1) produces the protein MAPTLLWIGLGNMGRGMAKNIVEKGEFSSPLLLYNRSTKKALELVATLPAGKAEVVESLELGIPKADVVFTCVANDDAVQDLFKVMFQSYVTGKLFIDCSTVHPDTTELIAQRASEAGADFVAAPIFGTPAMADAGQLIGVLAGPRSSAEKASPWFKGVMAGSVIDLLDEPCRKATMLKVLGNTFVFNMVEQLAEAHVVAEKSGLGTDVLHQFVSYLFPGAYTACSTSMLSGEYHKRAEPFFAIDLARKDATHARSMARSAGTELMTLEIADTHFAKVKEHCGKSGDMTGVYGAVRGEAGLKFENEA, from the exons ATGGCGCCAACTCTTCTTTGGATTGGACTGGGCAACATGGGGAGG ggcatggccaagaatatCGTAGAGAAGGGGGAATTCAGCTCTCCTTTGTTGCTGTACAATAGATCGACCAAAAAGGCTCTGGAGCTAGTGGCAACGCTACCTGCTGGAAAGGCTGAAGTTGTCGAGTCACTTGAGCTAGGTATTCCGAAGGCGGATGTTGTTTTCACCTGTgttgccaatgatgatgcGGTGCAGGATCTTTTCAAAGTCATGTTCCAAAGTTATGTTACGGGTAAGTTGTTCATCGACTGCTCTACAGTCCACCCAGACACAACGGAGCTGATCGCACAACGAGCTTCGGAAGCTGGCGCGGACTTCGTGGCCGCACCAATATTTGGgacgccagccatggcagatgcTGGCCAGCTTATTGGGGTGCTTGCAGGTCCGAGATCCTCTGCCGAGAAAGCAAGCCCTTGGTTCAAGGGGGTCATGGCTGGCTCTGTCATTGATCTCCTCGATGAACCGTGCAGAAAAGCGACAATGCTCAAGGTATTAGGGAATACGTTTGTGTTCAATATGGTCGAGCAGCTTGCCGAGGCACATGTTGTTGCAGAAAAATCTGGTCTTGGAACCGATGTATTGCACCAGTTTGTGTCATATTTGTTTCCTGGCGCTTACACAGCCTGCTCTACCAGCATGCTATCTGGAGAGTACCACAAACGCGCAGAGCCCTTCTTCGCCATCGACCTGGCTCGTAAAGATGCGACACATGCGAGAAGCATGGCGCGATCTGCAGGTACAGAGCTAATGACCTTGGAAATTGCAGATACACATTTCGCCAAGGTCAAAGAGCATTGCGGCAAAAGCGGCGACATGACTGGTGTGTACGGAGCCGTAAGAGGCGAGGCAGGGTTGAAATTTGAAAACGAAGCGTAG
- a CDS encoding acetylglutamate synthase (similar to Cordyceps militaris CM01 XP_006668156.1), whose translation MKTHSLIQTLGWHHHAGRYKRPCPVGVESNRMYLRRERDSPRWLSTPSASRAKKQALDRDVIVSVLEASATRRDAKGYLQKYASKNPNSLEPVMNSVKDQQAKETEVDNAEPINAAIVKLQLPQELSPETLYGIAKTLSQLRTLGLLALVVVDCGDEADRQIFDNEALRLCEAVDSFGSPGAKLADHVFLKGGSDGHASVTSKFCDDMRVDDQYLLRRALQHGMVTVIPSLARQDEISSRTPADSNKATIALAKFLAGLQLDSENSDMIEGTTPPRPTRIASVERIIILDPVGGTPMARHPEVSHRFINLEQEYDDLIGSLKANECKIHFGDVQRHIANLSLAREALSILPPTSSALITTPFAAANARPSTVSHLAVRAIGSPPFGLDGMVTTRRQKNPLLHNLLTDRPAFSPSLPLQRIHDEERGCLQSAASGSATLVKKGMPVTVYPDPKIHRWRPPKPGCSRFRLTDNSIDLPRLIYLIEDSFNRKLDARHYLARVNDNLAGIIIAGEYEGCAILTWERPADVDEQTAHDTGRLVPYLDKFAVLKNRQGSSGVADIVFNSMVQDCFPEGVCWRSRKNNPVNKWYFERSTGTCKLPDSNWTMFWTTLGLGSRHSTLQDYESLKNIPSACRTSPHILISAFKMDFKSFGKNLSDFGAQITPFASRTFQFTKEQFGQAEDKTQLPPDYIDLEKKVDALKQAHQKMLAVTSQYSNEAYDYPPNIKETFQDLGRTVSEKVSLLSSATTTAEAQAALVAPPSAKPQPKTFSHAVARASLASSQLLHQNHTGAGEDQLATALEKYAITMERVGEARLSQDSQIQSSFLAGWNTTLNTNLNFATRARKNVERSRLSLDAVKAHAKGTTFKLGGHGAGRPEQHDEQELSPEAQEEIEKAEDEFVTQTEEAVGVMKNVLDSPEPLRNLSELIAAQIEYHKKAYEVLSELAPVVDGLQTEQEASYRKSREEAS comes from the exons ATGAAGACTCACTCTTTGATTCAAACCCTCGGTTGGCATCATCACGCTGGCCGTTACAAGCGACCTTGTCCGGTTGGTGTGGAATCAAACCGAATGTACCTCCGCCGTGAGCGTGACTCTCCCCGCTGGTTATCAACACCCTCAGCATCCCGAGCAAAGAAACAAGCGCTTGACAGA GATGTCATTGTCTCCGTCCTCGAGGCCTCAGCCACGCGGCGAGATGCAAAGGGGTATCTTCAGAAATATGCGTCAAAAAACCCCAACTCTTTAGAGCCCGTCATGAACAGTGTGAAGGACCAGCAGGCTAAAGAAACTGAGGTGGACAATGCTGAACCCATCAACGCCGCTATTGTCAAACTGCAATTGCCTCAGGAATTATCGCCAGAAACTCTCTATGGGATTGCAAAAACTTTATCGCAGCTCCGTACCCTTGGGCTGCTTGCGCTTGTGGTTGTGGATTGTGGCGATGAAGCTGACCGGCAAATATTTGACAACGAGGCCCTGCGGCTTTGCGAAGCTGTCGACTCGTTTGGGAGCCCCGGTGCGAAGCTGGCCGACCATGTGTTTCTCAAAGGGGGCTCTGATGGGCATGCCTCTGTGACATCCAAATTTTGCGATGACATGCGAGTTGATGATCAGTATCTATTAAGGCGAGCGCTACAGCATGGTATGGTCACCGTGattccatctttggccagACAAGATGAGATATCCTCTCGCACACCTGCAGATTCGAACAAGGCGACTATTGCGCTGGCCAAATTCTTAGCCGGTCTGCAACTGGATAGCGAAAACAGTGATATGATTGAAGGGACAACGCCTCCACGCCCAACAAGAATTGCCTCTGTTGAACGAATCATCATCCTGGATCCAGTTGGCGGGACGCCCATGGCCCGACACCCTGAGGTTTCCCATAGGTTCATAAACCTAGAGCAAGAGTATGACGACCTGATTGGCAGTCTAAAGGCCAACGAATGCAAAATTCACTTTGGGGATGTGCAGAGACATATTGCGAACCTGAGCCTAGCCAGGGAAGCACTCTCCATTCTGCCGCCGACTTCTTCAGCCCTTATTACTACCCCCTTTGCGGCTGCTAATGCAAGACCCAGTACGGTGTCCCATCTAGCTGTCCGTGCAATAGGATCCCCTCCCTTTGGTCTTGATGGCATGGTTACAACCAGAAGGCAGAAGAACCCCCTTCTGCACAACCTGTTGACAGATCGCCCTGCCTTTTCCCCGTCGTTACCTCTTCAAAGAATTCACGATGAGGAACGAGGTTGTCTGCAAAGCGCAGCGTCTGGATCCGCTACATTAGTAAAAAAAGGCATGCCTGTGACAGTATATCCAGATCCCAAGATACACAGATGGCGACCCCCAAAACCTGGTTGCTCTCGTTTTCGGCTCACCGACAACTCCATAGATCTTCCACGACTGATTTATCTTATCGAAGACTCCTTTAATCGCAAACTTGATGCGCGACATTACTTGGCAAGGGTCAACGACAACCTGGCAGGCATTATCATTGCTGGTGAATATGAAGGTTGCGCTATTTTGACTTGGGAACGCCCTGCCGACGTTGACGAGCAAACCGCCCATGATACTGGCCGACTAGTTCCATATCTTGACAAGTTCGCAGTCTTGAAGAATCGCCAAGGAAGCAGTGGAGTCGCAGATATAGTCTTCAACTCAATGGTGCAAGACTGCTTCCCTGAAGGGGTTTGTTGGAGGAGCCGGAAGAATAACCCTGTCAATAAGTGGTATTTTGAACGATCTACCGGAACTTGCAAGCTTCCAGACTCTAACTGGACCATGTTTTGGACGACACTTGGCCTGGGAAGTCGACATTCAACCTTGCAAGACTACGAGTCG TTGAAAAACATCCCGTCAGCTTGTCGAACGAGTCCCCATATCCTCATCAGTGCTTTCAAGATGGATTTCAAAAGTTTTGGCAAGAACCTCTC CGATTTTGGAGCGCAAATCACGCCTTTTGCGTCGCGCACCTTTCAGTTCACCAAGGAACAATTTGGCCAGGCTGAAGACAAG ACCCAGCTCCCACCGGACTATATCGACCTTGAGAAGAAGGTAGATGCCTTAAAGCAGGCTCATCAAAAGATGCTCGCCGTAAC TTCGCAATACTCGAACGAAGCCTACGACTACCCGCCTAACATTAAGGAGACATTCCAAGACCTTGGGCGTACTGTGAGCGAAAAGGTTTCTCTACTTTCCTCCGCAACTACCACGGCAGAGGCACAAGCCGCTTTGGTTGCGCCGCCGAGCGCCAAGCCGCAGCCCAAGACCTTCAGCCATGCCGTTGCTCGCGCCAGTTTAGCAAGCAgccagcttctgcaccaAAACCACACCGGGGCCGGTGAAGATCAATTGGCCACTGCACTTGAGAAGTATGCCATCACGATGGAGCGAGTAGGTGAAGCTCGTCTGTCGCAAGATTCCCAAATCCAGAGCAGTTTTCTTGCTGGCTGGAATACGACCCTAAACACGAACCTCAACTTCGCTACCCGCGCGAGGAAGAATGTGGAGAGATCAAGGCTCTCTCTTGATGCGGTCAAGGCTCATGCCAAGGGGACCACCTTCAAGCTCGGCGGGCATGGTGCAGGTCGCCCTGAGCAGCATGACGAGCAGGAGCTTAGCCCCGAAGCCCAAGAGGAAATTGAGAAAGCAGAGGACGAATTTGTGACACAGACCGAAGAAGCTGTCGGAGTCATGAAGAAT GTCCTCGATTCTCCCGAGCCGCTTCGAAACTTGTCCGAGCTGATTGCTGCTCAAATCGAATACCACAAGAAGGCATACGAGGTCCTCAGTGAGCTTGCTCCCGTAGTTGATGGTCTGCAGACTGAGCAAGAA GCTAGCTACCGAAAGAGTCGTGAAGAGGCGTCCTGA
- a CDS encoding NADH-ubiquinone oxidoreductase 29.9 kDa subunit (similar to Metarhizium acridum CQMa 102 XP_007814960.1), with protein MRPTFRVLARYLEPGTPTGLAGLWTHSTPRSTLLYLYGTTLNKLQSIPETSLYRQSVEAVTKHRMGLVEQIEPPGYSEWAARAKELVSKNPEQFRVASGRVDGSEARTVKLGDRVFVIGAKHEAGDIRYEEWDGEADEGGELEGIRTPAERKDQVIWAERKPLEDHEKIEWEDEPQLTAEQVQELEQKIGSGLIEEVIQVAEGELRIIETMEQSRIWEDLEDKPVEGQWEYFDRKGM; from the exons ATGCGGCCGACATTCCGCGTGCTTGCGCGCTACTTGGAACCAGGCACTCCCACCGGCCTGGCCGGTCTCTGGACTCATTCCACTCCTCGATCGACGCTGCTATATCTGTACGGAACCACCCTCAACAAACTTCAATCGATACCGGAGACCTCTCTGTACCGCCAGtctgttgaagctgtcacGAAGCACCGTATGGGTCTCGTGGAGCAGATCGAACCCCCTGGATACAGCGAGTGGGCCGCGCGAGCGAAAGAGCTTGTCAGCAAGAACCCCGAGCAATTCCGAGTTGCCAGTGGCCGCGTTGATGGTAGCGAAGCCAGAACAGTGAAGCTCGGAGACCGAGTGTTTGTGATCGGGGCGAAGCATGAAGCTGGCGATATCCGTTATGAAGAATGGGATGGAGAGGCTGACGAGGGTGGTGAGCTAGAAGGTATCCGAACTCCTGCCGAAAGAAAGGATCAAGTTATCTGGGCTGAGCGAAAACCATTGGAGGATCACGAGAAAATTGAATGGGAGGACGAACCTCAATTAACTGCTGAGCA GGTACAAGAACTGGAGCAGAAGATTGGGTCCGGGCTTATCGAGGAAGTCATCCAGGTCGCGGAAGGCGAACTTCGTATTATTGAAACCATGGAACAATCCCGAAT CTGGGAGGATTTGGAGGACAAGCCTGTCGAGGGACAGTGGGAATACTTCGACAGGAAAGGAATGTAA
- a CDS encoding embryonic ectoderm development protein (similar to Colletotrichum gloeosporioides Nara gc5 XP_007286258.1), with protein sequence MATTDGALFELPKLRVSLAFENDTRFLGHDDNVAEFFDIKFCPYQPLDCSPVFAAVSKKHIVLCKLSQSSGESNPCEVINVIRDDDDEASGCCCTWTKDPVSGAPYICVGGVDAKVKIYDISDGSLVECFVGHGGDVNDLATSPINPYIIASASDDTSVRIWSLDPVHKDQPCLCILAGEGHSWNLLSLAFHDTGRYILSAGHDQIINLWTIPDLPTDAIDTPLQVHYPHFSTSAVHSGIVDCVAFFGDCILSRACHDNVIVLWRIEGFSSEGPPPPQSAAPTPQNVIPTSYEDPDRLTRSAFVPATLPQCPSQYTRLLEFHTPNCGPQFFMRFKLLHVPDQNPVLAFCNAAGNIFFWDFRRIGVYHEFMAGLHGKSKGAMAPSWLKPFTPRQRADAMGRFKGVGSDRDSLASGQTGQTETSEYSLETLESWASRYSMEDPHEPLRAHKTESSSANFVGRQAAWSPGGEWCVVVGSSNAMLILQRWAKGAPSLIET encoded by the exons ATGGCTACGACCGATGGCGCCCTCTTTGAACTACCGAAATTACGCGTTTCGCTTGCATTTGAG AATGATACGCGGTTTCTCGGCCACGATGACAATGTAGCAG AATTCTTTGACATTAAGTTCTGCCCGTATCAGCCACTAGACTGTTCTCCAGTTTTTGCTGCTGTGAGCAAGAAGCAT ATCGTTCTCTGCAAATTGTCGCAAAGCAGCGGCGAGTCAAATCCATGCGAAGTCATCAACGTGATTCGAGATGACGAT GATGAGGCGTCcggctgctgctgtacaTGGACAAAGGACCCTGTCTCAGGAGCCCCGTACATCTGCGTTGGCGGCGTTGATGCCAAGGTCAAAATATACGACATCTCAGATGGAAGTCTTGTGGAG TGTTTTGTTGGGCATGGAGGC GACGTGAACGATTTGGCTACGTCGCCAATCAACCCATATATTATCGCCTCAGCTTCGGATGATACAAGTGTTCGAATATGGAGTTTGGATCCTGTTCACAAGGACCAGCCATGTCTATGTATCCTGGCCGGAGAAGGCCACTCTTGGAATTTGCTGTCCCTT GCGTTTCATGACACTGGACGGTATATTCTGTCAGCTGGGCATGACCAAATAATTAATCTG TGGACCATTCCAGATCTTCCAACCGATGCAATCGACACCCCTCTTCAGGTTCACTATCCGCACTTTTCCACTTCCGCTGTTCACAGTGGTATCGTTGATTG TGTTGCATTCTTTGGGGACTGTATCCTTTCCCGCGCTTGTCACGATAATGTCATTGTCCTCTGGAGAATCGAGGGATTCTCATCAGAAGGGCCACCGCCACCACAAAGTGCTGCTCCAACACCGCAAAACGTCATCCCAACAAGCTATGAAGATCCAGATCGCCTTACACGATCTGCATTTGTTCCGGCTACACTACCACAGTGCCCATCGCAATACACACGCTTGCTGGAATTCCATACCCCAAACTGCGGTCCTCAGTTCTTCATGCGATTCAAACTTCTTCACGTCCCAGATCAAAACCCGGTTCTTGCGTTTTGCAATGCGGCAGGCAACATTTTCTTTTGGGACTTTCGGAGAATCGGTGTGTATCATGAGTTCATGGCAGGCCTGCACGGCAAGTCAAAGGGGGCTATGGCCCCAAGTTGGCTGAAACCATTCACCCCTCGGCAAAGAGCAGATGCTATGGGTAGATTTAAAGGGGTTGGCAGTGACAGAGACTCGCTTGCATCGGGCCAAACGGGCCAAACAGAAACAAGTGAATATAGCCTAGAAACGCTAGAATCGTGGGCATCTCGATACAGCATGGAAGATCCCCATGAACCGCTCCGGGCTCATAAAACGGAGTCTTCCTCAGCAAACTTTGTTGGAAGGCAAGCAGCATGGAGCCCGGGGGGGGAATGGTGTGTGGTAGTAGGAAGCTCCAACGCAATGTTGATTTTACAAAGATGGGCCAAAGGAGCTCCATCTCTCATCGAGACATGA
- a CDS encoding Yip1 domain-containing protein (similar to Metarhizium acridum CQMa 102 XP_007814962.1): MSSSSARGNYSHPSLEDDDLIDPDDADLNDFDDPLGNQASRQPLSGNIGSSSSRPLNENYLTSSIPGEDRRAPQNTIDETVWETVRRDLLAVWAKLREVLYPRYLLGGTMFDSEGGLRGAYSNIRGAGITGTREELTGLASRMMDAEALLQSNMSPGLRDWDLWGPLIFCLLLSLLLSIAARAEQKDTVFSGVFAMIWLGEAVVTLQIKLLGGNISFAQSVCIIGYTLFPLVIAGLLSALGLHWIPRIPIYIILVAWSLAAGVSILGGSGVVKNRVAIAVYPLFIFYIGLGCLCFIS; the protein is encoded by the exons ATGTCTTCTTCAAGTGCCAGAGGCAACTACAGCCATCCATCTCtcgaggatgatgatttgATTGACCCGGATGATG CCGACTTGAATGATTTCGACGACCCTCTTGGAAACCAAGCTTCACGGCAGCCGCTGTCGGGGAACATTGGCTCCAGCTCTTCGCGCCCCCTCAACGAAAATTACCTCACTTCTTCAATTCCCGGAGAAGACAGGCGAGCGCCACAGAATACCATAGATGAAACTGTATGGGAGACGGTGCGCCGCGACCTTCTTGCTGTGTGGGCCAAACTGAGAGAGGTCTTATATCCCCGATACCTCCTTGGAGGCACAATGTTCGATTCGGAAGGCGGTTTACGTGGCGCCTACTCAAATATCCGGGGAGCAGGCATTACGGGAACGAGAGAAGAGCTCACCGGACTCGCTAGCCGCATGATGGATGCAGAAGCGCTATTGCAGAGTAATATGAGCCCGGGGCTTCGTGACTGGGATCTCTGGGGACCACTAATCTTCTGTCTCCTTTtgagcctcctcctcagtATCGCTGCCCGGGCTGAGCAAAAAGATACGGTCTTCAGTGGGGTGTTCGCCATGATATGGCTTGGCGAAGCAGTAGTTACTCTGCAAATCAAATTATTAGGTGGAAATAT CTCCTTTGCGCAAAGCGTCTGTATCATCGGCTATACGCTGTTCCCCCTTGTAATTGCCGGGCTTCTTTCTGCTTTGGGCTTGCACTGGATCCCACGCATTCCCATCTACATCATCCTGGTTGCGTGGTCACTGGCCGCTGGCGTGAGCATTCTCGGTGGTAGCGGTGTTGTCAAAAATCGAGTTGCTATAGCAGTTTACCCACTCTTTATTTTTTATATCGGGCTCGGATGTTTGTGCTTTATTAGCTGA
- a CDS encoding DEAD/DEAH box helicase (similar to Metarhizium acridum CQMa 102 XP_007814963.1) produces MADDVQGAGASPKNEPTHVETTEDAETRAARRELKQSSISDQPDSPGVVPTADDNRPETPSIGISAEKSDELKEQVSSPKKKRAHDQLDSEQEPQENDATSVTSTDSAKDRATRLEPEKKRHRDGEPVDTASQTPHSNKTGDDQEKDTNNATGQSTTNASNNAFAGSVFGKLASGSSGFAALGSSQGSGFGSAKPTLSSFASTKSAPSAEPDSTGTDKMPAAAAPKLSFGSNSGLSPFAGLGSGTNGIGGGAFGSRLSPIKPLGSFSGQSAKALQSEKPARPFGAPESDVDDDGANENAEGEDDSQPDDEERGASPEKDGDDKKRHRLHKVAIDDGEAGEVTVVSVRAKMFSLDKQSGWKERGAGMLKINVPHASVEFDDNGAVIQGSFDASALETGDNGADGNSSGPKVARLILRQDQTHRVILNTAILPAMEFQEKASLKSVGILFTAFEGVETKPVSITMRMSAANSKLFLNEISAIQRELRGN; encoded by the exons ATGGCCGATGATGTTCAAGGAGCGGGGGCTAGCCCCAAGAATGAACCCACGCATGTTGAAACTACCGAAGATGCCGAGACTCGTGCCGCAAGACGGGAGCTTAAGCAATCATCCATCTCTGACCAACCTGATAGCCCAGGTGTCGTGCCGACCGCTGATGACAACCGGCCAGAAACACCTAGTATAGGGATATCGGCTGAGAAGAGCGACGAACTGAAGGAACAGGTCTCGtcgcccaagaagaagcgcgCCCATGACCAGCTAGATTCAGAGCAAGAGCCGCAAGAAAACGATGCGACGAGCGTAACCTCCACCGACTCCGCCAAGGACAGAGCAACTCGTCTTGAACcggaaaagaagagacaCCGTGATGGAGAACCTGTTGATACAGCATCG CAAACCCCCCATTCGAATAAGACAGGAGACGACCAGGAGAAGGACACCAACAACGCGACTGGCCAATCGACAACGAACGCCTCTAATAATGCCTTTGCTGGCTCTGTCTTCGGCAAATTAGCTTCTGGCTCCTCTGGTTTTGCAGCCTTGGGGTCTTCTCAAGGTAGTGGGTTCGGCTCAGCCAAGCCGACTCTGTCATCATTCGCTTCCACAAAATCTGCACCAAGCGCAGAACCAGACTCTACTGGAACAGACAAAATGCCGGCAGCTGCCGCTCCAAAGCTTTCGTTCGGGTCGAATTCCGGACTTTCTCCCTTTGCAGGACTCGGGTCGGGAACTAACGGAATTGGAGGTGGTGCATTTGGCTCCAGGTTATCGCCGATTAAGCCATTAGGCAGTTTTTCCGGCCAAAGCGCGAAGGCACTCCAAAGCGAGAAGCCAGCAAGACCATTCGGAGCACCGGAGAgtgatgtggatgatgatggcgcaAATGAAAATGCGGAAGGGGAGGATGACAGTCAACCTGATGACGAGGAACGAGGGGCGTCACCAGAAaaagatggcgatgacaaGAAGCGGCACAGGCTTCATAAAG TTGCCATTGACGATGGTGAGGCCGGTGAAGTTACGGTTGTGTCTGTCAGAGCAAAAATGTTTAGCCTTGACAAGCAATCGGGTTGGAAAGAGCGAGGAGCTGGCATGCTAAAAATCAACGTTCCCCATGCAAGCGTTGAGTTTGATGACAACGGCGCTGTAATTCAAGGCAGCTTCGACGCCTCAGCACTGGAAACAGGTGACAACGGGGCTGATGGGAACTCTTCTGGCCCAAAAGTCGCTCGTCTCATCCTGCGTCAGGATCAAACTCATCGAGTCATTTTGAACACTGCCATTCTTCCCGCGATGGAATTCCAAGAGAAGGCTTCCTTGAAGTCTGTTGGTATCTTGTTCACAGCATTTGAAGGAGTAGAGACGAAGCCGGTGAGCATTACGATGAGG ATGTCAGCGGCAAACTCAAAGCTGTTTTTGAACGAGATTAGTGCCATACAAAGGGAGCTGAGGGGGAATTAG